From the genome of Streptacidiphilus rugosus AM-16, one region includes:
- a CDS encoding cation diffusion facilitator family transporter, producing the protein MSHDTTHGHDTAHPHAGPHDREHDQDDAHAHAHDDGHTAHEGHDHHHGGSDSHAGHGGHAGHSHGVSADADRRYLLGALGLIAAFMVAEVIVGFLAHSLALISDAGHMLTDAASIALALIAMRLAARPAKGSLTFGLKRAEILSAQANGITLLALAAIFLYEAVRRLISPPPVEGGVVLVTALVGIVINVLAAWLISRANRTSLNVEGAYQHILNDAWAFIATAISGLVVMLTGFDRADAIATLVVAGLMLRAGYGLVRESGRIFLEAAPAGLDPDAVGARLAALPGVVELHDLHIWTITSGYPALSAHVLVRDELDCHAVRLTMERELRERYAIDHTTLQVDHASPETLQLGRARDAGHCSDPHGSSHRAEG; encoded by the coding sequence GTGAGCCACGACACCACACACGGCCACGACACCGCGCATCCCCACGCCGGACCGCACGACCGCGAGCACGACCAGGACGACGCCCACGCTCACGCCCACGACGACGGGCACACCGCCCACGAGGGTCACGACCACCACCACGGCGGATCCGACAGCCACGCGGGCCACGGCGGCCATGCCGGCCACAGCCACGGCGTCTCCGCCGACGCCGACCGTCGCTACCTGCTCGGCGCACTCGGGCTGATCGCTGCGTTCATGGTCGCCGAGGTGATCGTCGGCTTCCTCGCCCACTCCCTCGCGCTGATCTCCGACGCTGGCCACATGCTCACCGACGCCGCGTCGATCGCCCTCGCCCTGATCGCCATGCGCCTGGCCGCACGGCCGGCCAAGGGCTCGCTCACCTTCGGCCTCAAACGCGCCGAGATCCTCTCGGCGCAGGCCAACGGCATCACCCTGCTCGCCCTCGCCGCGATCTTCCTCTACGAGGCGGTGCGGCGGCTGATCTCACCGCCGCCCGTCGAGGGCGGCGTGGTGCTGGTGACGGCACTGGTCGGCATCGTGATCAACGTGCTCGCGGCGTGGCTGATCTCCCGGGCCAACCGCACCAGCCTCAACGTGGAGGGCGCGTACCAGCACATCCTCAACGACGCCTGGGCGTTCATCGCCACGGCGATCTCCGGCCTGGTGGTCATGCTCACCGGCTTCGACCGGGCCGACGCGATCGCGACGCTCGTCGTCGCGGGGCTGATGCTCAGGGCCGGCTACGGCCTGGTGCGCGAGTCCGGGCGGATCTTCCTGGAGGCCGCCCCCGCCGGACTGGACCCGGACGCGGTGGGCGCGAGGCTCGCCGCCCTCCCCGGCGTGGTCGAGCTGCACGACCTGCACATCTGGACCATCACCTCGGGCTACCCCGCCCTCTCCGCGCACGTCCTGGTCCGCGACGAGCTGGACTGCCACGCGGTCCGCCTGACGATGGAGCGCGAGCTGCGCGAGCGCTACGCCATCGACCACACCACGCTCCAGGTCGACCACGCCTCGCCGGAGACCCTGCAGCTCGGCCGGGCCCGGGACGCCGGGCACTGCAGCGACCCGCACGGGAGCTCCCACCGCGCGGAAGGCTGA
- a CDS encoding SMI1/KNR4 family protein: MTRFDDIKVTLFSAEHSDLAQSALTDEVVQEAEGILGVRLPAALVEILRWQNGGPVSSHWDAFPTAAPNSWSESHVPFEEVMGIGHRTDRLSLFDTPYLIGEWGLPSPIVLLCGDGHCWIALDYRDCGWDGEPTVTWFDTESNSELIVATDLRAFVEGLAPASRFDSESRPPTEDAHPPHASQDLS, encoded by the coding sequence GTGACCAGGTTCGACGACATCAAGGTGACGCTGTTCTCGGCTGAGCACTCGGATCTGGCTCAGTCGGCACTGACCGATGAGGTCGTCCAGGAGGCCGAGGGCATCCTCGGGGTGAGACTGCCAGCCGCGCTGGTCGAGATCCTGCGGTGGCAGAACGGGGGCCCTGTGTCGTCCCACTGGGACGCCTTCCCGACGGCAGCGCCGAACTCCTGGAGCGAGAGTCACGTACCGTTCGAAGAGGTGATGGGCATCGGGCACCGCACCGACAGGCTGTCGCTGTTCGATACCCCGTACTTGATCGGCGAGTGGGGCCTGCCGTCCCCGATCGTTCTCCTCTGCGGTGACGGGCACTGCTGGATCGCCCTCGACTACCGGGACTGCGGATGGGACGGGGAGCCGACGGTGACCTGGTTCGACACGGAATCGAACTCTGAACTCATCGTGGCGACGGACCTCAGGGCCTTCGTCGAAGGTCTGGCTCCGGCATCGAGATTCGACTCCGAGAGCCGACCGCCGACGGAAGATGCACATCCCCCACACGCGTCACAGGACCTCAGTTGA
- a CDS encoding WS/DGAT domain-containing protein: MDAHKQRGPRRGAGAVALLADLLPAAGHRFTAPLLRPSAPLLFDALVTNVPLPDFGFSLGGHRLAGLHPLPPLAQGQALAVAVSSYRGRVRLGVRGRFVSPARTADLRDALDASMAELLAV; the protein is encoded by the coding sequence ATGGACGCCCACAAGCAGCGCGGTCCCCGACGCGGCGCGGGAGCGGTCGCCCTGCTGGCCGACCTGCTGCCCGCCGCCGGGCACCGGTTCACCGCGCCGCTGCTGCGGCCCTCCGCACCGCTGCTCTTCGACGCGCTGGTGACCAACGTGCCACTGCCGGACTTCGGCTTCTCACTGGGCGGCCACCGGCTGGCCGGGCTGCATCCGCTGCCGCCGCTGGCGCAGGGGCAGGCGCTCGCGGTCGCGGTCAGCAGCTACCGCGGCCGGGTCCGTCTCGGCGTGCGCGGCCGCTTCGTCTCCCCCGCCCGCACGGCGGATCTGCGGGATGCACTGGACGCGTCCATGGCAGAACTGCTGGCGGTCTAA
- a CDS encoding ATP-binding cassette domain-containing protein, with protein sequence MTVPLLEARRVTKRFGHVQALDGADFTAHAGEVVALVGDNGAGKSSLVKALSGTLRPDGGQILVDGAPVQLATPLDARRHGIETVYQDLSLAPDLDAAANLHLGRELYRGGLLGLLHVLDRAAMRTAAITAFAELGVDLPDVAVPVAALSGGQRQSVAVARAVAFANRIIFMDEPTAALGVVQRGRVLDTIRRVRDRGIAVVLISHNMPEVLSVADRVEVLRLGRRVARFTAARTSVEELVGAMTGALDGGEAR encoded by the coding sequence GTGACCGTGCCGCTGCTCGAGGCCCGCCGCGTGACCAAGCGCTTCGGGCACGTCCAGGCCCTCGACGGAGCGGACTTCACCGCGCACGCGGGCGAGGTGGTCGCACTCGTCGGCGACAACGGCGCGGGGAAGAGCAGTCTGGTCAAGGCGCTCTCCGGAACGCTGCGCCCCGACGGCGGGCAGATCCTCGTCGACGGCGCCCCCGTGCAACTCGCCACCCCGCTCGACGCCAGGCGTCACGGGATCGAGACGGTCTACCAGGACCTCTCCCTCGCCCCCGACCTCGACGCGGCGGCCAATCTGCACCTGGGCCGCGAGCTCTACCGCGGCGGGCTGCTCGGCCTGTTGCACGTGCTGGACCGGGCGGCGATGCGGACCGCGGCGATCACCGCCTTCGCCGAGCTGGGGGTGGACCTGCCGGACGTGGCGGTGCCCGTCGCGGCGCTGTCCGGCGGGCAGCGCCAGTCGGTGGCCGTGGCCCGCGCGGTGGCGTTCGCGAACCGGATCATCTTCATGGACGAGCCCACCGCCGCCCTCGGCGTGGTCCAGCGCGGCCGGGTGCTCGACACCATCCGCCGGGTCCGCGACCGGGGCATCGCCGTGGTCCTGATCAGCCACAACATGCCCGAGGTGCTGTCGGTGGCGGACCGGGTGGAGGTGCTGCGGCTCGGCCGCAGGGTCGCCCGTTTCACCGCCGCGCGCACCTCCGTCGAGGAGTTGGTGGGCGCCATGACCGGTGCGCTGGACGGCGGTGAGGCGCGATGA
- a CDS encoding LacI family DNA-binding transcriptional regulator: MKDVARAAGVSPMTVSRVVSGEPGVSAERVALVEQAVRRLGYRRDDNARRLRKKDVRSSIIGLVVDDLANPFYALMARSVEDAARSRGYLVLVGSTNDEPRREREVIAAFCARRVDGLVLVPTSGGHGFLKREMAGGTKVVCVDRPAHGLAVDTVTVDNRAGARRAVGHLLDLGHTRIGYLGDRLDIWTQRERHSGYLDALAARGVTAAPALVRHGLRGRADAAAAVAELRALAAPPTALFTSNDLITLGALDGPGPPEGCAIVGFDDVPLAERLDPPLSVVSQDPAALGGTAAGLLFSRIDGDHAAPRSVVLLTRFIPRGSGVLTG; the protein is encoded by the coding sequence ATGAAGGACGTCGCCCGCGCCGCGGGGGTGAGCCCGATGACGGTCTCCCGCGTGGTGTCGGGCGAGCCGGGCGTCTCCGCGGAGCGGGTGGCGCTGGTCGAGCAGGCCGTGCGCCGGCTCGGCTACCGGCGCGACGACAACGCGCGGCGGCTGCGGAAGAAGGACGTGCGCAGCTCCATCATCGGGCTGGTGGTGGACGACCTGGCCAACCCCTTCTACGCGCTGATGGCCCGTTCGGTCGAGGACGCCGCCCGCAGCCGTGGGTACCTGGTCCTGGTCGGCAGCACCAACGACGAGCCGCGGCGGGAGCGGGAGGTGATCGCGGCGTTCTGCGCCCGCCGGGTGGACGGCCTGGTCCTGGTGCCGACCAGCGGCGGACACGGCTTCCTGAAACGGGAGATGGCCGGCGGCACCAAGGTCGTGTGCGTGGACCGCCCCGCCCACGGCCTCGCGGTCGACACGGTCACCGTCGACAACCGGGCGGGCGCGCGGCGGGCCGTCGGCCACCTGCTGGACCTCGGCCACACCCGGATCGGCTACCTCGGCGACCGGCTTGACATCTGGACGCAGCGCGAGCGCCACTCCGGCTATCTCGATGCCCTCGCGGCGCGGGGCGTCACCGCCGCACCGGCCCTGGTCCGCCACGGCCTGCGCGGCCGCGCGGACGCGGCCGCGGCCGTCGCGGAACTGCGCGCCCTGGCCGCCCCGCCGACGGCCCTCTTCACCAGCAACGACCTCATCACCCTCGGCGCCCTGGACGGCCCGGGCCCACCCGAAGGCTGCGCGATCGTCGGCTTCGACGACGTCCCCCTCGCCGAACGCCTCGACCCGCCCCTCTCGGTGGTGAGCCAGGACCCAGCCGCCCTCGGCGGCACGGCCGCCGGCCTCCTCTTCTCCCGCATCGACGGCGACCACGCCGCCCCCCGCTCGGTCGTCCTCCTGACCCGCTTCATCCCTCGCGGCTCCGGCGTCCTGACGGGCTGA
- a CDS encoding GNAT family N-acetyltransferase, giving the protein MIISQANVDDVADLAQLLWLDTHKEEPDQRSVDAFAVELAQWWAANRHSHLAFVARLLRPEIVGMAWVALVPRVPRPGASSRLSADIQSVFVTPEKRGQGIGSALVGAAAEHATCLGAARVTVHSGRTAVPVYERLGFESSRQLLQRTASR; this is encoded by the coding sequence GTGATCATCAGTCAGGCGAACGTGGACGACGTCGCGGACTTGGCTCAGCTTCTGTGGCTGGACACGCACAAGGAGGAGCCGGACCAGCGGTCCGTTGACGCATTCGCGGTGGAGCTCGCGCAGTGGTGGGCTGCAAATCGGCACTCGCACCTGGCGTTCGTGGCTCGACTCCTTCGACCGGAGATCGTGGGCATGGCCTGGGTCGCGCTCGTCCCCCGCGTGCCGAGACCGGGAGCGTCGAGCCGGCTCTCCGCAGACATCCAGAGCGTCTTCGTCACGCCTGAGAAGCGAGGCCAGGGTATCGGCTCGGCACTGGTGGGGGCTGCTGCGGAGCACGCGACGTGCCTCGGGGCCGCTCGCGTGACTGTCCACTCCGGTCGGACAGCAGTGCCGGTGTACGAACGGCTGGGCTTCGAGTCGTCCCGGCAGCTCCTTCAGCGGACGGCGTCGCGCTGA
- a CDS encoding ABC transporter permease, with product MTELRAKDVPVRGPSAAPLALRVLRRVGAAQESWTFGVLLLLVAFFTIAAPHTFLTAFDLTQIATNAAIYLVLGVGMTFVVIVAGIDLSVGSVLVLAAVLSGEYTLHHGGATSGWATIAVSSLIALGTGLVWGALQGWLVAKAKVPPLIVTLGGFGAALGIAQIITGGQDPAGTVSGKLQHDIGFGKLFGQIPWLVVIAFVTTLVFGLVLAFTRFGRYTYAIGSNPEGARRAGVAVDRHLIKVYALIGLLAGLGSIMWLAYFGTTSIAGHATDNLKVITAVVLGGASLFGGRGSVLGTVIGVFIPAVLTTGLIIIGVQQYWQDVAIGAVLVLAVYLDQIRRRSVQRGNP from the coding sequence ATGACCGAGCTCCGCGCGAAGGACGTCCCGGTGCGCGGCCCCTCGGCCGCGCCGCTCGCGCTGCGCGTCCTGCGCCGGGTGGGCGCGGCGCAGGAGTCGTGGACCTTCGGGGTTCTGCTGCTGCTCGTCGCGTTCTTCACGATCGCGGCGCCGCACACCTTCCTGACCGCCTTCGACCTGACCCAGATCGCCACCAACGCCGCCATCTACCTCGTCCTCGGCGTCGGCATGACCTTCGTGGTCATCGTCGCCGGCATCGACCTCTCCGTCGGCTCGGTGCTGGTGCTCGCGGCGGTGCTCTCCGGCGAGTACACCCTCCACCACGGCGGCGCGACCTCCGGCTGGGCGACGATCGCCGTCAGCTCCCTGATCGCGTTGGGCACCGGGCTGGTCTGGGGGGCGCTGCAGGGCTGGCTGGTGGCGAAGGCGAAGGTGCCGCCGCTCATCGTGACGCTCGGCGGCTTCGGCGCCGCGCTCGGCATCGCCCAGATCATCACCGGCGGTCAGGACCCGGCGGGCACGGTCTCGGGGAAGCTCCAGCACGACATCGGCTTCGGCAAGCTGTTCGGTCAGATCCCCTGGCTGGTGGTCATCGCCTTCGTCACCACGCTGGTGTTCGGCCTGGTCCTGGCGTTCACCAGGTTCGGCCGCTACACCTACGCGATCGGCTCCAACCCCGAGGGTGCGCGCCGGGCCGGCGTCGCCGTGGACCGGCACCTGATCAAGGTCTACGCGCTGATCGGACTGCTCGCCGGGCTGGGCAGCATCATGTGGCTCGCCTACTTCGGGACCACCTCCATCGCCGGGCACGCAACCGACAACCTCAAGGTCATCACCGCGGTGGTGCTGGGCGGCGCGAGCCTCTTCGGCGGACGCGGCTCGGTGCTCGGCACGGTGATCGGGGTCTTCATCCCCGCCGTGCTCACCACCGGACTGATCATCATCGGCGTCCAGCAGTACTGGCAGGACGTCGCCATCGGGGCCGTCCTGGTCCTCGCCGTCTACCTCGACCAGATCCGCAGGCGCTCGGTCCAGAGAGGAAACCCATGA
- a CDS encoding copper chaperone PCu(A)C — translation MTPEEERAELAELEALEAEAEALERAAASRGGLSRARRGLLLQGPLVALLALALLLWGRGGGPAAASGAASAATAPKLAMFTAYLDRPAGASGPVDAYVTIRNGGGSDDRLVSVNTPWAASVVIVDASGHTLPWVTVPAEGSIALKPGGLHLELRNLRRAPKPHEVIQLDLTFASTGTVQTWSPLGPPGSITVEDVMHAMKWMDRLPPE, via the coding sequence GTGACCCCCGAGGAGGAGCGGGCCGAGCTCGCCGAGCTGGAGGCCCTGGAGGCGGAGGCCGAGGCGCTGGAACGCGCCGCGGCCTCACGCGGCGGCCTCTCCCGCGCCCGCCGCGGCCTGCTGCTGCAGGGGCCGCTGGTGGCACTGCTCGCGCTCGCCCTCCTGCTGTGGGGCCGCGGCGGCGGCCCGGCCGCCGCCTCCGGCGCCGCATCCGCCGCGACGGCGCCGAAGCTGGCGATGTTCACCGCCTACCTCGACCGTCCCGCCGGCGCCTCGGGCCCGGTCGACGCCTACGTGACCATCCGCAACGGCGGCGGCTCCGACGACCGCCTGGTCAGCGTCAACACGCCCTGGGCGGCCTCCGTCGTCATCGTCGACGCCTCGGGCCACACCCTCCCCTGGGTGACCGTCCCCGCCGAGGGCTCCATCGCCCTGAAGCCGGGCGGCCTCCACCTCGAACTGCGGAACCTGCGCCGTGCGCCGAAGCCCCACGAGGTGATCCAGCTCGACCTGACCTTCGCCTCCACGGGCACCGTCCAGACCTGGTCCCCGCTCGGCCCGCCGGGAAGCATCACGGTCGAGGACGTCATGCACGCCATGAAGTGGATGGACCGGCTCCCGCCGGAGTAG
- a CDS encoding TetR/AcrR family transcriptional regulator yields MTAATGSSGAAAPRPRRRLSVEQRREQLIAVALEFFAHHAPEEVSIDDIAAAAGASRPLVYHYFPGKQGLYEEAIRRAGRQMAALFEEPQQGPLSERLHRVMGRYLDFVDAHGPGFAALLRNGSAASTPGTGAVIDQVRQAAEVAVLSHLDLGEPSPRVRLAVRTWIGNAEITALAWLQDQQRDKRLHRDALQLKLVQEFVVQLLVVRVHEPELGPAMLRYLALERPEGPAGQLLGGLLALLGDGEQGDSALAGEAMRLATGHQI; encoded by the coding sequence ATGACCGCCGCCACCGGTTCGTCCGGCGCCGCCGCGCCGCGGCCGCGCCGCAGGCTCAGCGTCGAACAGCGGCGCGAGCAGCTGATCGCCGTCGCCCTCGAGTTCTTCGCGCACCACGCGCCGGAGGAGGTGTCCATCGACGACATCGCCGCCGCGGCCGGCGCCTCGCGACCGCTGGTGTACCACTACTTCCCCGGCAAGCAGGGGCTGTACGAGGAGGCGATCCGCAGAGCGGGCCGGCAGATGGCGGCCCTGTTCGAGGAGCCGCAGCAGGGACCGCTCTCGGAGCGGCTGCACCGGGTGATGGGCCGCTATCTGGACTTCGTCGACGCGCACGGCCCCGGCTTCGCCGCGCTGCTGCGCAACGGCTCGGCCGCCTCCACCCCGGGCACGGGCGCCGTGATCGACCAGGTCCGGCAGGCCGCGGAGGTGGCCGTCCTCTCCCACCTCGACCTCGGCGAACCCAGCCCCAGGGTGCGGCTCGCGGTGCGGACCTGGATCGGCAACGCGGAGATCACCGCGCTGGCCTGGCTCCAGGACCAGCAGCGCGACAAGCGTCTGCACCGGGACGCGCTGCAACTGAAGCTGGTGCAGGAGTTCGTCGTGCAGCTGCTGGTGGTGCGGGTCCACGAGCCCGAGCTGGGTCCGGCGATGCTGCGCTACCTCGCACTGGAGCGGCCGGAGGGACCGGCCGGGCAGCTGCTCGGCGGACTGCTGGCCCTGCTGGGGGACGGCGAGCAGGGCGACAGCGCGCTGGCGGGCGAGGCGATGCGGCTGGCCACCGGGCATCAGATATGA
- a CDS encoding ABC transporter substrate-binding protein: MMLPRATNRRPVTTATTLAARAIGGCAALALLAAAAGCSSSGGNGPSSGSGKKTIELVTGVKSDPFYITMSCAAQQEATKLGVNLKVDGSAQWDVAVQRPIVDSVAATRPDGLLISPVDTTALTPSLQQIQGAGTKVVLVDTSVTDPSIGVSRISSDNEAGGRTAAKALAQLMGDKGSAIVISVKPGVSTTDARIKGFTEEMQANHPHITLLPVLYDNDLPATAAQQIQSTLAAHPDLAGVFAGNTNTAQGVSTGLQAAGKQGKVQVAAFDAEPDEITALRNGTLDVLVAQDPGGIGTQGVDQALAAIQGKPVTASIGTTMVAITKANMDDPSVSKYFYKSAC, translated from the coding sequence ATGATGCTTCCACGCGCCACGAACAGACGTCCCGTCACCACCGCCACCACCCTTGCCGCCCGCGCGATAGGGGGCTGCGCGGCGCTGGCCCTGCTGGCCGCAGCGGCCGGCTGCTCCAGCTCCGGCGGGAACGGCCCGTCGTCCGGCTCGGGCAAGAAGACCATCGAGCTCGTCACCGGCGTCAAGAGCGACCCCTTCTACATCACCATGTCCTGCGCCGCCCAGCAGGAGGCGACCAAGCTCGGGGTGAACCTGAAGGTCGACGGATCGGCCCAGTGGGACGTCGCCGTCCAGCGGCCCATCGTGGACTCGGTGGCCGCGACCCGCCCCGACGGCCTGCTCATCTCACCCGTCGACACCACCGCGCTCACCCCCTCGCTCCAGCAGATCCAGGGCGCGGGCACCAAGGTCGTGCTCGTCGACACCTCGGTGACCGACCCGAGCATCGGCGTCTCGCGGATCTCCTCCGACAACGAGGCGGGCGGACGCACGGCGGCGAAGGCGCTGGCGCAGTTGATGGGCGACAAGGGCTCGGCGATCGTCATCAGCGTCAAGCCCGGCGTCTCCACCACCGACGCGAGGATCAAGGGCTTCACCGAGGAGATGCAGGCCAACCATCCGCACATCACGCTTCTCCCTGTCCTCTACGACAACGACCTGCCAGCCACCGCCGCGCAGCAGATCCAGTCCACCCTCGCCGCCCACCCCGACCTGGCCGGGGTCTTCGCGGGGAACACCAACACCGCCCAGGGCGTCTCCACCGGCCTGCAGGCGGCCGGCAAGCAGGGCAAGGTCCAGGTCGCCGCGTTCGACGCGGAACCCGACGAGATCACCGCGCTGCGCAACGGCACGCTGGACGTGCTGGTCGCCCAGGACCCGGGCGGGATCGGCACGCAGGGCGTGGACCAGGCGCTGGCCGCGATCCAGGGCAAGCCGGTGACCGCGTCGATCGGCACCACCATGGTCGCCATCACCAAGGCGAACATGGACGACCCGAGCGTCAGCAAGTACTTCTACAAGTCCGCCTGCTGA
- a CDS encoding DinB family protein has protein sequence MTRSERLAEQLDWHWRNSLRPRLDGLADEEYFWEPVRGCWSIHPRGTSAAPMSAGSGEWTMDYASSVPVPAPVTTIAWRLAHITVSCLGYRVGWYFGGQDVDFETFPYAGTADEALEQLDETYERWNAGVRELSDADLENPPVVGPERFPMENRILHVNRELIHHGAEIALLRDLYRRQDGAVARRV, from the coding sequence ATGACACGAAGCGAGCGGCTCGCGGAGCAGTTGGACTGGCACTGGCGCAACAGCCTGCGGCCGCGGCTGGACGGTCTTGCCGACGAGGAGTACTTCTGGGAGCCGGTGCGGGGCTGCTGGAGCATCCATCCGCGTGGCACGTCGGCTGCACCGATGTCGGCAGGTTCGGGGGAATGGACGATGGACTACGCGTCCTCTGTCCCGGTGCCGGCGCCGGTGACCACGATTGCCTGGCGGCTGGCGCACATCACCGTGTCGTGCCTGGGCTATCGGGTCGGCTGGTACTTCGGCGGCCAGGACGTCGACTTCGAGACATTCCCCTACGCGGGGACCGCCGACGAGGCGCTCGAGCAGCTCGACGAGACGTATGAGCGATGGAACGCGGGGGTCCGCGAGCTCTCGGACGCCGACCTGGAGAATCCACCCGTGGTGGGTCCCGAGCGGTTTCCCATGGAGAACAGGATTCTGCACGTCAACAGGGAACTCATCCATCACGGCGCCGAGATCGCCCTGCTTCGCGACCTCTACCGCCGGCAGGACGGAGCCGTAGCGCGCCGGGTGTGA
- a CDS encoding leucine-rich repeat domain-containing protein, translating to MGTFAERGAKGGLTVETLNLWKQGLGRVPGAVWDRADLEVLILADNHLTSLSPRIAELRSLRTLDLGHNELTELPEEIGALTALSDCLYLHDNRLTRLPETLGGLTRLRYLNVGENPLARLPESLGSLGALVELRAQQAELTELPDSIGALGALRELSLRGNALDRLPEPATGLTALRALDLRENVFTDVPPALAGLPLLRRLDLRSNRIAELPGWIADLPSLERLDLRWNPVDPDSDLLARLAARGCMVWR from the coding sequence GTGGGAACGTTCGCAGAGCGCGGGGCGAAGGGCGGCCTGACCGTGGAGACGCTGAATCTCTGGAAGCAGGGACTGGGCCGGGTGCCCGGTGCGGTCTGGGACCGGGCCGATCTGGAGGTGCTGATCCTGGCCGACAACCACCTCACCTCCCTCTCCCCGCGCATCGCGGAACTCCGGTCGCTGCGCACCCTGGACCTCGGCCACAACGAGCTCACGGAGCTGCCCGAGGAGATCGGCGCGCTGACGGCGCTGAGCGACTGCCTCTACCTCCACGACAACCGCCTCACCCGGCTGCCGGAGACGCTCGGGGGGCTGACCCGCCTGCGCTACCTGAACGTGGGCGAGAACCCTCTCGCGCGGCTGCCCGAATCCCTCGGCTCCCTCGGCGCCCTGGTGGAGCTGCGCGCCCAGCAGGCGGAACTCACGGAGCTGCCCGACTCGATCGGCGCACTGGGCGCGCTCAGGGAGCTCTCGCTGCGCGGCAACGCCCTCGACCGCCTCCCCGAGCCCGCCACCGGCCTCACCGCGCTGCGCGCGCTCGACCTCCGCGAGAACGTCTTCACCGACGTGCCGCCCGCACTCGCCGGGCTTCCCCTGCTGCGCCGCCTCGATCTGCGCAGCAACCGGATCGCCGAGCTGCCCGGGTGGATCGCCGACCTGCCGTCCCTGGAGCGCCTGGATCTGCGCTGGAACCCGGTCGACCCCGATTCGGATCTGCTCGCCCGCCTCGCCGCGCGCGGCTGCATGGTCTGGCGTTAG
- a CDS encoding IS256 family transposase yields the protein MALSQHDLLRLLESLRSADGLELVRGVAERMLQELIEAEATARIGAEWNEHTDTRTTFRNGHRDKTLSTQAGDLELGIPKLRSGSFFPVLLERRRRIDQALYAVIMEAYVHGVSTRSVDDLVKALGADTGISKSEVSRICQDLDGQLTAFRTRALDHVRFPYVYLDATYCKARVEHQIVSRAVVIATGITEDGGREVLGVMVGDSETELFWTEFLRHLRERGLTGVRLVIGDHHLGLVKAIRKVMLGAAYQRCRVHFLRNTFAVINKEAGEMVAATIRTIFAQSTAETVRTQLDTVADMLGKQFPKVKEMLLDAKDDLTAFAAFPERHWKKIQSTNPLERINREVKRRTDVVQVFPNDDALLRLVTAVLFELHDEWIAFPRRYLPEGSMEQLYPELPDSAPALPNTTNTTAG from the coding sequence GTGGCCCTGTCCCAGCATGACTTACTGCGACTGCTGGAGTCACTACGTTCGGCGGACGGTCTCGAACTCGTCCGTGGTGTGGCCGAGCGGATGCTCCAGGAACTGATCGAGGCCGAGGCCACCGCGAGGATCGGCGCCGAGTGGAACGAGCACACCGACACCCGGACCACGTTCCGCAACGGCCACCGCGACAAGACCCTCAGCACCCAGGCCGGCGACCTGGAGCTGGGGATCCCCAAGCTTCGCTCGGGGAGCTTCTTCCCTGTGCTGCTGGAACGGCGACGCCGCATCGACCAGGCCCTCTACGCCGTGATCATGGAGGCCTACGTCCACGGCGTCTCCACCCGCTCGGTCGACGACCTGGTCAAGGCCCTCGGAGCCGACACCGGGATCTCCAAGAGCGAGGTCTCCCGCATCTGCCAGGACCTGGACGGCCAGCTGACCGCGTTCCGCACCCGGGCCCTGGACCACGTCCGCTTCCCCTACGTCTACCTGGACGCGACCTACTGCAAGGCCAGAGTCGAACACCAGATCGTGTCCCGGGCCGTGGTCATCGCCACGGGCATCACCGAGGACGGCGGCCGCGAAGTCCTCGGCGTGATGGTCGGCGACAGCGAGACCGAACTGTTCTGGACCGAGTTCCTCCGTCACCTGCGCGAACGCGGCCTGACCGGCGTCCGGCTCGTCATCGGCGACCACCACCTCGGGCTGGTCAAGGCCATCCGCAAGGTCATGCTCGGCGCCGCCTACCAGCGCTGCCGGGTCCACTTCCTGCGCAACACCTTCGCCGTGATCAACAAGGAAGCCGGCGAGATGGTCGCCGCGACGATCCGCACCATCTTCGCCCAGTCCACCGCGGAGACGGTTCGCACCCAGCTCGACACGGTCGCCGACATGCTCGGCAAGCAGTTCCCGAAGGTCAAGGAGATGCTGCTGGACGCGAAGGACGACCTGACCGCGTTCGCTGCCTTCCCGGAACGACATTGGAAGAAGATTCAGTCGACCAACCCGCTGGAACGGATCAACCGCGAGGTCAAACGCCGCACCGACGTCGTCCAGGTCTTCCCCAACGACGACGCGCTACTGCGGCTGGTCACCGCCGTGCTCTTCGAACTGCACGACGAGTGGATCGCCTTCCCCCGCCGCTACCTGCCAGAGGGCAGCATGGAGCAGCTCTACCCCGAGCTCCCTGATAGCGCCCCCGCGCTACCCAACACCACGAACACGACCGCTGGTTGA